Proteins encoded in a region of the Homo sapiens chromosome 9, GRCh38.p14 Primary Assembly genome:
- the MED27 gene encoding mediator of RNA polymerase II transcription subunit 27 isoform 3 (isoform 3 is encoded by transcript variant 3) — protein MADVINVSVNLEAFSQAISAIQALRSSVSRVFDCLKDGMRNKETLEGREKAFIAHFQDNLHSVNRDLNELERLSNLVGKPSENHPLHNSGLLSLDPVQDKTPLYSQLLQAYKWSNKKEQLSIPRIFHWKV, from the exons ATGGCGGACGTGATAAATGTCAGTGTGAACCTGGAGGCCTTTTCCCAGGCCATTAGTGCCATCCAGGCGCTGCGCTCCAGCGTGAGCAGGGTGTTCGACTGCCTGAAGGATGGGATGCGGAACAAGGAGACGCTGGAGGGCCGGGAGAAGGCCTTTATTGCGCACTTCCAGGACAACTTACATTCGGTCAACCGGGACCTCAA tgaGCTGGAACGTCTGAGCAATCTGGTAGGCAAGCCATCTGAGAACCATCCTCTTCATAACAGTGGGCTGTTAAGCCTGGATCCTGTGCAGGACAAAACTCCTCTCTATAGTCAACTCCTTCAAGCATATAAGTGGTCAAACAAG aaagAGCAACTTTCTATTCCAAGAATATTCCATTGGAAAGTCTGA